The genomic window CAGCAATGGTTGAAGAGAAAATAATGTGTTGTTTGGTGTCGTAAACCTCGATGATGATCCCCTTTAATTCAATTTCAGGATGATTGGAGATCATCTTTACCACTGTCTTTTGAATCCCCTTTTCGGTGGGAACTCCCCGGGGGAGGGAGGCGTCAAGAATGCCTGCGGTAATTTTCAGAGAATAATCTTTCTGGTCCGCTAGTAATTCTTTTTGCCCTGCATAACGAACGGTTGCCAGAAGGACCAGAATAATTGCAACGAGCAGACTCAGCCAAATTGCCAGTTTGGCCCGAATGGTCATGGGGCTATTCCTTTATTGTATAGCCTACCCCCCGAATGGTTTTGATCAGAGGATGGGCTTCCCCTTTATCGATTTTTCCCCGGAGATAGGCCACATAGACATCAATGACATTGGTTCCCGTGTCAAAATCAATATTCCACACATGTTCCACTATCATGCTCCGTGTCAGTACCCTTCCTGGGTTTCGGATCAAATATTCCATTAAGGCATATTCTTTGTTGGTTAAATCGATTTTTCGGCTTCCCCGAAATACCTCCCGAGTGGTAGGGTCCACTTTAAGGTCGGCCACTTGGAGCAGGGGCCCATGCCCCGGTTTCGCCCGCCTTAGCAAAACCCGAACCCTGGCCAAAAACTCTTCAATGGAAAAAGGTTTAGTCAGGTAGTCATCTCCTCCCGAATCCAAGGTGGCCACTTTATCCGGAACGGCATCCTTGGCGGTTAAAACCAGAATGGGAGTGGTATTTCCTTTTCTTCGGAGTTCCTTTAGGATCGTGACCCCTAATTTTTTCGGAAGCATCAAGTCCAAAACAATCAGGTCATAGTCATAGGCTTCTGCCATGTCCTGACCTTCCTCTCCATCCAAGGCATTGTCTACGGCGTACCGTTCCTCTTCAAGGGCCTGGCGGATAAAATTCCCAACTTTTTTTTCATCTTCAATGACTAAAATACGCATTAAAACCCTTTGAGAATTTTTGAGAAGAATAACGGTGAAATCCCTTTTTGCATTGAGGATTGATGGTATCTTTCCCCCGGTTAGAAGTCAACCGATCGGTTTTATTCCCTTTTTAGGGGTTTTTCTCTTTCAATTCTTCGAAAAAGTGGCCACTGATTTGTATTGTGGCGACACTGGGTAAGAAGAGGGTACTATTTATTAGGAAAAATTTTCAGTATTCATTTCTTTCTTTTTCGGTTACCTACGATGAAACCCGTTTGACTTGCTTTTTCGGAATGTTTAAAATATCAGGAATTGCTTGTTTCCCCCCTTAAATCTTTTTAGGTTTTCCTCGGATAGGATTTTCTTTTCTCAGGCCCTTAAGGGGGCCAAGAAAAATTTAAAAAAGTAAAAAAATAAAACCAGAGGGATTTTCTGTAAAAAAACCGGGTGGAATATGTTTTACGGAAATTTTCCTATGGTTGGTTTAAAGAGGTTCCCCAATAAAAAAGAAGAATAATGTTCCGGGAGAGGAAGGATCCCACCCCGGTTTCAATCGAATTGAAAGGTAAAGGTTATTGAGAATCCTCACAATCAATACTGGAAGTTCTTCTCTTAAATTTCGTGTTTCCGATGTCAATTCCGACAGCAATGAAATACCAAACCTTCGTCACTTGACGGATGGACAGATCCGCTCCATTGGAAACCGATCACAATGTCATTTGGTGATCAATGGAAAAACAACGGTGAATGAAACCCGCCCTATAGGGAATCATTCCGAGGCTGTTCGTAACGTTTTGTCTTGGTTGAAAGAAGGGAAGTGTGGTTTTGAAGCGGTCGGTCACCGAATTGTTCATGGGGGAGAACGATACACTCAAGCGACTTTTTTGAATTTGGAAGTGATTCAAAACATCAAGGCTTTAGAAGGGCTGGCTCCTCTTCACAATCCCATTGGGCTGGAGGCCATTCAGGTTTGCCGTGATTGGGTCAAACCGGAAGTTCCTATGGTGGCAGTTTTTGATACGGCTTTTCATCATACCCTCCCCCCTCGGGCCTTCACCTATGCCATACCCTATGATCTGGCACAACTGTATAAAATCCGTCGCTACGGTTTTCACGGAATCGCCCACCGCTATTTAGCAAGGCGGTATATGGAGATTACCGGGAAACCTGTACCGGGAACCCGATTGATTACATTACAGCTTGGGCATGGATGTTCAGCCGCTGCCATTCGTGATGGGATATCCATCGATACCACCATGGGTTTTACGCCCCTGGAGGGACTGGTCATGGCGACCCGATCGGGGGATGTGGACCCCGCCGTTGTAGCTTTTTTGGCTGAAAAACAGAGGAAACCTGTTTCACAGGTTATTCAAAGCCTCAATGATCAATCGGGGGTGCTCGGTATTTCTGGAAAAACCGCAGATATGAAGGAGCTTTTGGTTTTGGAAGGGAAAGATGAACGGGCAAAATTAGCCCTGGATGTTTATTGCTATCGACTCCTTAAATGCATCGGGGCTTATCTAACGGTCCTCTCAGGGGCTGATGGCATTATCTTTAGCGGGGGGGTGGGGGAGCATGCTTCAAGCCTCCGGGAGCGTATTTGTAATGGGTTAGCCTGGTGTGGGATTCAGATCGACCCAGAGCGAAACCGGCTGGCCATTGGGAAAGAGGCCTGTATTAGTAAGGATTCCTCGTCCAGTAAGGTCTACGTGATTCCCGTGGATGAGGAATCCATCATCGCTCAAGAAACGTTTCGATGTTTGATTTAGGACAGGAGGAAAGGTATGAGTCAGACCCTATTGGATCAAGAATTAAAGAGCATTGATGGATACTGGAGGGCTGCAAACTATTTATCCGTAGGCCAAATCTATCTTCTGGATAACCCGTTACTGAAACAACCCCTCAAATTGGAGCATATTAAACCTCGATTGTTGGGTCATTGGGGAACCACCCCAGGGTTAAATTTCATTTACGTTCATCTGAATCGGGTTATCAAAAAATATGATCTGGATATGATCTATATCTGTGGGCCTGGACATGGTGGTCCAGGAATGGTGGCCAATACCTACTTGGAAGGAACCTACAGTGAGGTCTATCCGAACATTTCTCAGGATACCGAAGGGATGAGGAAACTCTTTAAGCAGTTCTCTTTTCCGGGAGGTATTCCCAGCCACGTTGCACCCGAAACCCCGGGGTCCATTCATGAAGGCGGCGAACTCGGTTATGCGGTTTCTCATGCCTATGGGGCCGTTTTTGATAATCCTAATTTGATGGTTGCCTGTGTGGTGGGAGATGGGGAAGCGGAAACAGGTCCCCTGGCAGCGGCCTGGCATTCCAATAAGTTTCTCAACCCTATTTCCGATGGGGCTGTTCTACCCATTCTGCATCTAAACGGGTTTAAAATTGCCAACCCCACAATTTTGGCTCGAATCAGCACCCGGGAGTTGGAAAGCCTGTTCATCGGTTATGGCTACAAACCTTATTTTGTGGAGGGAGCCGATCCGGAGAAAATGCACCGTATGATGGCGGAAACACTTGAACAGGTGATTCAAGAGATCAAAATGATTCAAAAAGAAGCCCGTTCCAAAGGATCCACTAAACGTCCCCTGTGGCCCATGATTGTAATGAGAACCCCGAAGGGTTGGACAGGACCCAAAGAAGTAGACGGAAAAAAGACAGAAGATTACTGGCGTTCCCACCAGGTGCCTCTGTCCGAATTGGCCCAGAAAAAAGACCACATCAAGTTGCTCGAGAAATGGATGAAGAGTTATAAGCCAGAAGAACTATTTAATGAACATGGAACACTGATTCCTGAATTAACGGCCCTTGCCCCTCAAGGGACTCGGCGGATGGGAGCCAACCCCCATGCCAATGGAGGAGTACTTTTAAAAAATCTCAAATTACCTGATTTCCGTGAGTATGCAGTGGATGTCCCTAAACCCGGAACCGTCGTGACGGAGTCTACCCGGGTGATGGGGCAATACCTTCGGGATGTTATGAAGCTTAATCTGGAGGCAAAAAATTTTCGAGTATTTGGCCCCGACGAGACCGCTTCGAACAGGTTGGGAAGCCTGTTTGAGGTGACCAACCGGACGTGGATGGCTGATCTAACCTCCGATGATGATCATCTTTCCCCGGACGGGCGCGTTATGGAAATCCTGAGTGAGCATACCTGTCAGGGATGGTTAGAAGGGTATCTTTTAACGGGAAGACACGGTTTTTTTTCGACCTACGAGGCTTTTGTGCATGTGGTTGATTCCATGTTTAACCAGCATGCCAAATGGCTCAAGGTTACCCGGCAAGAGATTCCATGGCGGCGGCCCATCGCCTCGTTGAACTATTTGTTAACCTCCCATGTGTGGCGGCAAGACCATAACGGGTTTTCCCATCAAGATCCCGGTTTCATTGATCATGTGGTCAATAAAAAAGCCGAGGTGGTTAGGGTCTATCTTCCCCCAGATGCCAATACGCTCCTTTCGGTAACCAATCATTGCCTTCGAAGCCGGAATTATGTCAATGTCATTGTGGCAGGGAAGCAACCGGCCCTTCAGTTTTTGAATATGGAGGCGGCGATAAAACACTGTGCGGCTGGAATCGGGATTTGGGAATGGGCCAGCACAGACCGGGGGTCCGAACCCGATGTGGTGATGGCCTGTTGCGGGGATATTCCTACCTTGGAGACACTTGCCGCTGTGAATTTGCTTCAACAGTATTTCCCAGATCTTAAAATTCGGGTGATCAACGTTGTTAATTTAATGAAACTGCAACCACAGAGTGAACACCCCCACGGCTTATCGGATAAAGAATTTGATACCCTCTTTACGGCGGATAAACCCATCATTTTTGCCTTCCATGGGTATCCGTGGTTGATTCACCGGTTAACCTATCGAAGAACAAACCACAAGAATCTTCATGTTCGGGGGTATAAAGAGGAGGGGACGACCAGTACACCATTCGATATGGTGGTCCGGAATGACCTAGACCGCTTTCACCTGGTGGGGGATGTGATTGACCGGGTTACAAAGCTGGGATCCATGGCTGCCTATGCAAAACAGGAAATTCGCGACAAGCTTATCGATCACAAGGAATATATTGCGAAACACGGAGATGATATGCCCGAAATTCGGGACTGGAAGTGGTCCCGGAGTTCGTCCAAATAAGGAGAGGGAAATGAAATGATTTAAAACAATCTTTTGTTTTTGATGAGAACATGGTTTGCCACGCTCCGTGTGGGCGGTCAAGAAAACCCAAAAAGGGAGATTTAAGCAAATATTAGCGGCCGCCGACACAGTTAATAGTGAAGACCCCGATGGCGCCATCCGAAATTAATTAAACTTGCTATTCTCCGTAGCTCGCTACGGGGTGACCGCTTAGGTTCCCCCTTTGGAAAAGGGGGATAAAGGGGGATTTGAGGATTTAGTTTTTCCACTGAATACCACCCCGCAGTCTTGCTGCGGGGATTTTTATTAACAAAATAATGGATTTGGCTACATCCCTGACCTTTCAAAAAAAAGTCAACTTTATGTTATGCATCTATGGTCCTTCGGTAAGATTCTTTAACCCGTTAATTGTTCGGTATGGGTGGGAAAGCGGGATCGGTTTATCTCTCCGTCCATACTGGAGGATGAGTCATTCGATAGGTTCTTCATAAAAATACCGATCGAAAATATTTAAAATGAATGAAAAAAATTCAATTGAAAAAGAAATCTCTTGGCACGCCCTTGGAGTCGAACTGGTCTACCGGGACATTTCAACCCGACCTGAGGGACTGACACATTCAGATGCCGAATCCCGTTTGGCCAAATATGGTCTGAATTGTCTGAGCCCGCCAAAGAGGCGGGGGCTTTTGGTCCGTTTTCTGGTTCAATTTCATAATGTCCTGATTTATGTGCTTTTGGGGGCAGGGGTGGTGACCTCTTTTCTTCAGCACTGGGTGGATTCTGGGGTCATTTTTGGGGTGGTGTTGATCAATGCTCTCATCGGGTTTATTCAAGAAGGGAAGGCTGAAAGGGCGATGGAAGCCATTCGGACCATGCTTTCTTTAAACGCTTTTGTTCACCGGGAAGGGAAACGTTTCATGGTTCCTGCCGAAACCTTGGTTCCCGGGGATGTGGTGTTTTTGCAATCCGGGGATAAGGTTCCCGCCGATATTCGACTGATCCGTATTCATGAACTGAGAATTGACGAAGCCGCCCTCACAGGAGAATCGGTTCCCGTTGGAAAATCGATCGCTCCGGTAGCAGAAAATTCGGTACTGGGGGATAGAACCTGTATGGCCTATTCTGGAACACTGGTGACCTATGGTCAGGGAACGGGTGTGGTGATTGCCACGGGAGATGCCACAGAGCTGGGCCGGATCAACCAGATGCTTAAAAAAGTTCAACCGTTGACGACCAAACTTTTGGTTCAAATGGCTGAATTTGGCCATCGGTTAACCATTGCCATTATGGCCGTGGCCCTGGCGACATTTGGGTTTGGGGTGCTCATTCGAAATTATCCGGTCAGTGAGATGTTTCTTGCTGGGGTAGCCCTGGCGGTGGCCGCGATTCCCGAGGGTCTCCCTGCCATTATTACTATTACATTGGCCATCGGGGTTCAATGTATGGCCCGCCAAAACGCGATTATCCGCAGGCTTCCGGCGGTGGAAACATTGGGGTCCGTCACGGTGATTTGCTCGGATAAAACCGGGACCCTTACCCGTAATGAAATGATGGTGCAAGGGGTGGTGACTACGGATGGCCTGTTTGATGTTTCCGGGACGGGATATGATCCCCACGGAGAGTTGTTGTTGAATGGAAACCTGATCACTGGGGAAGAATATCCGAGTTTGATTGAGGTTTCCCGTGGGGCTCTCCTCTGTAATGATGCGGAACTTCATGAGGAGAATGGAAAGTGGAAAATCCATGGGGATCCAACGGAGGGTGCTTTAATTCCTCTGGCCATGAAAATGGGATTGAATCCCTCCCTGGAAAAAGAGAATTATCCCCGAATGGATATTATCCCGTTTGAATCGGAACACCGGTTTATGGCCACATTGCACCATGACCATGCAGGCCATGGTTTTATTTATGTGAAGGGGGCCCCGGAACGTTTAATGGAAATGTGCAACCGCCAGTTCCAAAACGGGGATGAGAGGCCATTGGATATTGGGTATTGGCACGGCCGCATGGAGGAAATTGCAGGCGGGGGGCAGCGTTTGCTGGCTTTGGCCCTGCGGGAAACGGGTACAGACCATTACGCATTGAAATTTTCTGATTTGGACGGGGATCTTACTCTCATAGGAATCTTCGGGATTACGGACCCTCCTAGAAATGAAGCCGTGGAGGCGGTGAAATTATGTAAAACCGCAGGAATACGCGTAAAAATGATTACAGGGGACCACGCGGTGACCGCCCGCGCTATCGGGGCCCAAATGGGAATCGGGGACGGAAAAACCGCAATGACCGGAAAAGACCTGGAAACCCTGGGGAAAGAAGATCTGCGCCGAGCGGTTCAACAGGTCGATGTATTTGCCCGGGTTAGCCCGGAGCATAAATTGAAGTTGGTTCAGGCCATTCAGGCCAACGGGGAAATTGTTGCAATGACGGGTGATGGTGTTAACGACGCCCCCGCCTTAAAGCAGGCGGACGTGGGGGTGGCCATGGGCATTAAAGGAACTGAAGTAGCCAAAGAAGCCTCTGAAATGGTTTTGGCCGATGACAATTTTGCATCCATCGCCCGTGCAGTTGAAGGAGGACGAACGGTTTATGATAATATCCAAAAAGCCATTGCCTATATTTTACCCACCAGTGTGGGTGAAGCGGGAATCATTATTGCTGCTATTTTTGCCGGGGGATTGCTGCCCATTACACCGGTTCAAATTCTTTGGGTGAATATGATTACGACGGTGACCCTTGCACTTGCATTGGCTTTTGAACCCGCGGAGGCGGGGGTGATGAAACGCCCTCCCCGGAAACCCCGCGAACCGATCCTGTCATTTTTTTTAGTGTGGCGAATCTTGTTTGTTTCCCTTATTTTTATTGTCGGAACCTTTGGGTTTTTTCTATGGGATCACTTGCATGGAATTCCGATTCAAACCTCCCGTACCCTGGCTGTGAATACGTTGGTGGTTTTTGAAGTGTTTTACCTTTTGAACACACGGCTTTTAAAAGACTCTGTTCTGAACCGTTCGGGAATGTTGGGGAATCCCTATATCTACGTGGCGATCGGCGTGGTAATGTTTGCTCAGATTTTATTCTCCTATGCCCCCTTCATGCAAATCCTTTTCGATACGACTTCCATTACGTTCATGGATTGGGCCAGAATTACTTTGGTGGCGGCAACGGTGTTTGTATTGGTGGAAATTGAAAAATGTTTTATTCGAAAACGTGAATTGAGGAAGAAACCCCTTCCCCATTCGCTTTTGACACAAACCCCTTAGTGTTGTGTCTTAGAAATACGTTGAAAAAATCAAGGCCGTCATTCCCGCGAAAGCGGGAAACCAGAAGTCAAAAAACACTGGATTCCGGCTCGTTCCCACTGGCGCGGTAATGGCCGGAATGACACAGGAAATAATCAATTTATTTGTGGGCTGAGACACTAAGATGGACCCTATATAAAATTTTTTAGGGATATTGTGGTTAGCGGCAGGTTGGGTTAAATTGACTTGGGAAACACAATGGTTTTCAACAAAAAAAAAGGGCTTTTTGAAATCCTTTGGTTTTCTCGGACAATGGTTTAACCTATCCCGATTGTACTTACAAATTGTAAATTACGACTCTTTTCTAAGGATGAAATATGACAAATTCGCTTTATCACCATTTTATTGCTGAAGGTCCAGAGGAACTCCAGGGGCTTTCGGAACTTTCGTTAGACCTACAGTGGACTTGGAGCCATTTCAGCGATCAGCTTTGGGAAATGATCGATCCCGAGGCGTGGGATCGGACACGCAACCCCTATTATATAATGCAAAGTGCCTCCCGAGCCCGTCTTTTAGAAATAGTCCGGGATGATGTGTTAAGGGAAAAAATTCGTGGATGGCTCAATAAACGAAAGGAATATTTGGAAGATAAAGGTTGGTTTGGGAAAACCTATCCCGTGACGGATCTCAAAAAAATCGCCTATTTCAGTATGGAGTTTGGATTGGGTGAAGCCCTTCCCATCTATTCGGGGGGCCTTGGAATACTTGCAGGAGATTTTCTTAAAACAGCCAGCGATTTGGGTGTTCCTGTTGTGGGCATTGGCCTACTTTACCAGCAAGGGTATTTTAGGCAGGTGCTCTCAAGTGACGGGTGGCAACTGGAGGCCTTCCCCTACAATGATCCCACTACTCTTCCAATTGTTCCCGTTCAAAATAAAGAAGGAGGACTTTTACGGGTAAAGGTGGAGCTTCCTGGGAGAACATTGCTGTTAAGAATTTGGGAGGTATTGGTTGGAAAAGTTAAATTATACCTTTTGGACAGTAATGATCCCTTCAATAGTCCTTGGGACCGTGGTTTAACCTCGAATCTGTATCCATCTGGAAAGGAACAACGTTTAATCCAGGAAATTGCTTTAGGTCTAGGGGGTTGGTCTGCTCTGGAACAATTGGGTGAAGAGGTTGACGTTCTTCACCTCAATGAAGGACACGCCGCTTTTGCCGGTATTGCCCGCGCTCACCAGTATATGAGGGAAACCGGCCAATCTTTTTCTGTTGCCCTCAGAGCGGTGAGGGCCGGTAATGTATTTACAACCCATACCCCCGTGAAAGCTGCATTTGACCAATTTGATCCAACTTTGGTTGCGCCGTACCTTAAAAGAATTTCTGAAATGATGGACATTTCAGACAAACAAATTTTGGCATTGGGACGGAAAAAACCAGAAGATACAAGTGAGCCCTTCAACATGGCCTATTTGGCCATGAATGAAAGCCGGTATATCAACGGTGTGAGCCAACTTCACGGAAAAGTCAGCCGCCAATTATTTCAGCCTTTATTCCCCCGATGGCCTGAAGAAGAAGTTCCTGTTCAACATGTGACCAATGGGGTACACATGCCCAGCTGGGACTCTCAAGCCGCTGATGAACTTTGGACCGCAAAATGCGGAAAAGACCGTTGGCTGGTGGCAACAGGTGATTTATGTAAGGTGATGGACGAGACTTCTTTTATTGAGATTTGGAATATGCGGACGGCGGGAAGAAAATCTTTGGTTCATTATATTCGAAACCGGTTGGTTCGCCAATTCAAGGGGGGGGGTAAACCCCCTGAACTGATTGAGCGGGCAAAAAAAGTGCTGGATCCGAATGCGCTTACTTTGGGGTTTGCCAGACGGTTTACCTCCTACAAACGTCCCACTCTTTTACTTCATGATTCCGAGCGAATGGCAAAAATTCTCCTTAATTCTAAGTATCCGGTCCAATTGATTGTTGCGGGTAAATCCCATCCCAATGATCAGGAAGGAAAAAAAATGGTTCAATCCATGGCACGGTTTGCCCATCGATTGGATTTATTTAACCATGTTGTTTTCTTGGAAGATTATGATATTACTCTGGCCCAACAGTTGGCTGCAGGGATTGATATTTGGATGAATACCCCAAGGAGGCCCAATGAGGCCAGTGGAACCAGTGGGATGAAGGTTTTGGTCAACGGGGGTTTGAACCTTTCTGAGTTGGATGGGTGGTGGGCCGAAGCCTATACCCCCGAGGTGGGGTGGGGTCTTGGAGATGGAAGGGAACACAACGAACCGGTATGGGATGCCATTGAAGCAGAGCAAATGTACACCCTTTTAGAGGAACAGATCATTCGGGAATTTTATACCCGTGACCCACAGGGAATCCCCTCCAGGTGGGTAGAGCGCATTCGTAAAAGTATGTCCTCATTAACACCCCATTTTAGTGCTAACCGTATGGTTCGTGAATACACGGAGAAATATTATCTTCCGGCTTCGAAAGCAGTTCAAAAGCGAACCGCTCAACAGGGCAAGGTTGCCCTTGAAATTGAAAATTGGTGTAAAACCCTTTCCGAAAACTGGGAAGAATTACGGTTCGGAGAGGTAAAGGTTGATCAGGAACATGATGAGTGGCATTTCCACGCGCAGGTCTATTGTGGGGAAATAGATCCCTCTTTTATTCAAGTGGAGGGGTATGCGGAGCCCAAAAATCCTGACCACCCACACCGGTTTGTCATGACCCGAAAGGGGACCATTTCAGGTGCGGTCAATGGTCACCTTTATTTTGGAAAAATTCCGATTACACGGCCGGCGGATGACTATACCCTTCGGGTGGTTCCCTTTCACCCTGAAGCTGGCGTTCCAATGGAGGCCAATACCATCCTTTGGCAACGGTAAATATTGAAAAGAGGATTCAGTTGAAACCACACAGCCCCCTCTAATTGGTAGGTTTTCAATCAGGGATGGCTTCCGATTAAAAAGTTTTTGAAAATAACCGGGATTAACTAATGGATTCAAAAAACAAAACACCTCAAAGCCAGAAGATAGAAAAGGCCGATATTTTAATTGGGATTCCAACCTATAACAATGCCGATACCATTGGTCCTTTGGTTGAAACCATCCGTTCAGGTCTAGCCCAAAACTTTCCAAGTCAAAAGTCGGTTTTGGTAATTTCGGATGGGGGTTCTGAAGATGGGACCACCAAAATAATATCCCAATCCAACGGGAATTTACCCAGTATTTTCCTGACCCATTCATTGGATTCCTCACAAACTTTTTCCTTTCCTTACCACGGAATCCCTGGACGGGGAACCGCTTTTCAAAAAATTTTGGAAATGGCCAAAGATCTGGAAGTGAAAGCGTGCGCTGTTTTGGATCCTCATCTTTTTAACCTGACTACCGAGTGGGCTGAAAAGTTATTAGATCCTGTTCTGGAAGAGAATTTTGACCTGGTGGTTCCCTTATTCCACCGCCAACCTTATGATGGAACCATTACAAAAAGCATCATTTACCCTCTGATACGGGCCCTTTATGGGAAAAGGATCCGCCAGCCCATAGGAGGGGAGTTTTGTTTGAGTGGAGAGTTTTCAGGAATGATTGTTGCACAAGATTACTGGGAATCGGAAAACGCTGATTTGGGTGTGGATACCTGGTTGGTGACAACAGCCCTTGCACGGCAAAAAAAAGTGTGTGAGACCTATTGGGGGGTGCGGAACCAGAAAATGAAAAAGACAGGGGTGAACCTTCCCACTTTGGTTAATCAGATTGTAGGGTCGGTTTTTAAGCAAATGGAAGAGAATGTGAATATCTGGGAATCCATTCGGGGTTCAGAAAGGGTTCCCATTTTCGGCGCTCCACCCAAAACACACCTGGATCCCATCAAGGTCAATGTTCAACATATGGTCAATGCATTCCAGCTTGGATTGAGGGAATTCTCTCCTCTTTGGGAGGAAATCTTAAGTCCCGATGTTTTAAAAGGGTTACAAAAATTAAAAATCTCTTCCCAAAATTTGAAAATGCCCGATGACCTGTGGGTTCAAATTATTTATGATTTTGCGCTGGCTTTCTATCGAAGGGCCATTCCCCATGACCACTTATTAAAATCTTTGACACCTCTCTACTTAGGCCAAATTGCGTCTTTCATTTTAGAGACTCAGCATGGGGGCGATTCCGAAAGAGAAAAGAAAATTGAAACCTTATGTTTGGTTTTTGAAAAACAAAAGGAATACCTTGCGATGCAATGGGGTCAATCTAATATTTCTGGAGAACCGTCATGAAAAATTTATGGGACACTGCATTCATCGAACCCATGAGAGAGTTTTTGAGGCAAGTGGGATCTTTTCTTCCTCATCTATTTGTGATGCTGGTGATTATTGCCATAGGGTTTGGGATGGCCTGGGCGATGCTTCACCTGGTTCAACGGCTCCTTGGATTCATGTCGTTTGACCAATTGAGTTCCCGTTTAGGGTTATCCAGGGCCTTAGTGAAAGGGGGAGTTAAAAACCCTCCCTCTGCCATCATCAGTCAATTTCTCTATTGGGTGATTCTGTTGGCTTTCATCCTTCTAGGGCTAGGTGCCTTGAACCTGACAGCCGTTGATCAATTCGTTGCCCAAGCGCTTTGGTATATTCCCAAAGTCTTTATTTCTTTTGTGATCCTGGTGGTGGGTTTTATTTTAGGAAATTTTTTTGGGCAGGCGATTCTCATTGCCGCGGTGAACGCTCAGATTAGGGAAGCCGGACTATTGGGGAAAGGTGTGCGGTTAGGGATCATTCTTTTTTCCGTTGCCATGGCTTTTGAGCAGCTTGGAATTGCAACACAAATCATTGTTGCGGCGTTTTCAATCGCCTTTGGAGGCATCGTGTTGGCCCTTTCGCTCGCTTGTGGATTGGGGGGAAAGGACTTGGCCAAGGA from Nitrospiria bacterium includes these protein-coding regions:
- the glgP gene encoding alpha-glucan family phosphorylase; the protein is MTNSLYHHFIAEGPEELQGLSELSLDLQWTWSHFSDQLWEMIDPEAWDRTRNPYYIMQSASRARLLEIVRDDVLREKIRGWLNKRKEYLEDKGWFGKTYPVTDLKKIAYFSMEFGLGEALPIYSGGLGILAGDFLKTASDLGVPVVGIGLLYQQGYFRQVLSSDGWQLEAFPYNDPTTLPIVPVQNKEGGLLRVKVELPGRTLLLRIWEVLVGKVKLYLLDSNDPFNSPWDRGLTSNLYPSGKEQRLIQEIALGLGGWSALEQLGEEVDVLHLNEGHAAFAGIARAHQYMRETGQSFSVALRAVRAGNVFTTHTPVKAAFDQFDPTLVAPYLKRISEMMDISDKQILALGRKKPEDTSEPFNMAYLAMNESRYINGVSQLHGKVSRQLFQPLFPRWPEEEVPVQHVTNGVHMPSWDSQAADELWTAKCGKDRWLVATGDLCKVMDETSFIEIWNMRTAGRKSLVHYIRNRLVRQFKGGGKPPELIERAKKVLDPNALTLGFARRFTSYKRPTLLLHDSERMAKILLNSKYPVQLIVAGKSHPNDQEGKKMVQSMARFAHRLDLFNHVVFLEDYDITLAQQLAAGIDIWMNTPRRPNEASGTSGMKVLVNGGLNLSELDGWWAEAYTPEVGWGLGDGREHNEPVWDAIEAEQMYTLLEEQIIREFYTRDPQGIPSRWVERIRKSMSSLTPHFSANRMVREYTEKYYLPASKAVQKRTAQQGKVALEIENWCKTLSENWEELRFGEVKVDQEHDEWHFHAQVYCGEIDPSFIQVEGYAEPKNPDHPHRFVMTRKGTISGAVNGHLYFGKIPITRPADDYTLRVVPFHPEAGVPMEANTILWQR
- a CDS encoding glycosyltransferase codes for the protein MDSKNKTPQSQKIEKADILIGIPTYNNADTIGPLVETIRSGLAQNFPSQKSVLVISDGGSEDGTTKIISQSNGNLPSIFLTHSLDSSQTFSFPYHGIPGRGTAFQKILEMAKDLEVKACAVLDPHLFNLTTEWAEKLLDPVLEENFDLVVPLFHRQPYDGTITKSIIYPLIRALYGKRIRQPIGGEFCLSGEFSGMIVAQDYWESENADLGVDTWLVTTALARQKKVCETYWGVRNQKMKKTGVNLPTLVNQIVGSVFKQMEENVNIWESIRGSERVPIFGAPPKTHLDPIKVNVQHMVNAFQLGLREFSPLWEEILSPDVLKGLQKLKISSQNLKMPDDLWVQIIYDFALAFYRRAIPHDHLLKSLTPLYLGQIASFILETQHGGDSEREKKIETLCLVFEKQKEYLAMQWGQSNISGEPS